Part of the Pseudodesulfovibrio mercurii genome is shown below.
TTTGTTCAGCTAACCCAGTAATATCTTTGCTTAATCTATTAGCCGCCAGTAATACACTATTATTTACTGTTATTTCGCCGTTGTTAACAACGATCAGATTTGTTGAATTTGGCGAATTATCAATTTCTGGGCTTAACGGTTTACCTGTAAACTTGAAATGCTCAACTGCAAATTTAATATATTCAAAAGTAGCTGAAAATAACTCCCAAGAGTATGAATTGATAACTGGAGCGATCAAAGCTGCAAATTGAGGTATATCGCATGTGATAAGTGTTTCTAACGACCCCTGCTTCAACTTTTCTAAATAAATTTTAGGCTGTGGAAGTCGATATTTTGACGAAGAATACTTTTCGAATGATTTAGTAAGACAATAATATGATGTCGTCTCAAGACCACTTAGAAGGCTAATAGTTGCTGATAAAATCGGTTTACCTTCAAAATCTCCGCCCTGAGCATACAATCTGATTCTCATAAATCCCACCGTTTTTTAATTTATACGTAGTTGATTTTTAATTATATGTCCAATTAATTTTAAAAACTATGTATAAAAATCTATTTCAGTTATCTCTCCGTCGGGCCTAGAACTGACGGAACGGCGGAGCAGTTCTTCGAACCTTAGAGAGAGCGGAGCGGGCGACTGTAGCAGAAACGGAACGGTCTGAGCGGAAGCTAGGAGCGGCTTGCGTAGCCCGCGCAGCGGCTTTCCCGCCCGCGGCCCGGCCTTTCGGGAAGCCGCAGGCTTGCCCTCTTCCGCTTCCAAAGAAAAAGCCCCGCTGGGCGGGGCCTTCCTTTATTCTTCTCTCTTGCTCTTCTCTTTTCATTCTTGCTCGAAGGCGGACCCCGGCGACCGCTATTGCCGGACCACGTACTTCCCTATGATGTCGTCGATCCGGCCCTCTGCCTGCATCCGCTTGATGACCTCGTTGAACTCGGGCAGCAGGTCGGCACAGGGGCAGGCGCGGCTGATGAGCAGGTGGAAGGGCATGGCCTCCAGGGAGACGTCCGTTTCCACGATGCGGCCCGCCACCCCGCCGTCCTTGATGAGCGGCCAGGCCGCCAGGGGCCACTCGATGGCGATGTCGCCCCGGTGGTTGGCCAGCATGAGCCAGACGTTCTTGAGCAGCGGGGAGTCGTAGGTCTTGATGCCCCTTGAGCGGATGTATTTGTCGTTCCAGCCGTTGCCGTGGTAGGTGACCACCACCAGGGCCAGGCGGTGGATGTCGTCGATGGAGCGGATGGCGCGGATCTCGGCCAGCTTGGGGTGGTCCACTGTGGTGAAGACCTTGAGCTGCTTCAGGTAGAAGGGATCGTCGTGGGTGGCCGCGTAGACCAGCCGCTCGGCCGTGGGCACCGTGATCATGGCGTCGGCCTCGCCGTCCCGGACCAGGGCCTGACAGCGGCTCCACGGATAGGTCCGCCACGTGGACTCGATGCCCAGGCGTTCCAGGGCCTCATGGACGATGTCGTAGAAGAAACCGGTCATGACCCCTTGGTCGTTCCGGGTGAAGAAGGGCCAGTAGTCGGGATAGACCACCTTCAGCGGCTCGGCCGCCAGGGCTCCCGAAGCGAAGACCAGCAATGCGGCGGCCAGGCAAAGGGTCGCCCGCATCCGTCCGGCACGGCCGGACAATCTTCGCAAGAAATAGTGGAACATGCTGCAACGGTAGCAGATTTTTACGGTCAGTCAACAAGATACGGCCTCTCGCAACGAGAAAAATCATGCGGATGAAAAAGCCGCCCGAAGGCGGCTTTTTCAAATCCATCCGTCCATGTCGGACTATTCTTCCTTCTTGTTGGCGATGCCCTCGCTCCGCAGGAACCGGCCGATCCACGAGCCCGCGCCCTGGATGGCGGTATACAGGGACGGGACAACGAGCACGCCGAGCACCGTGGCCGCGATCATGCCTCCGAAGACCGAGGTGCCGAGCGCGTGGCGGCTGGCCGAACCGGCGCCCGAGGCCCGGACCAGGGGGATGACGCCCAGGATGAAGGCGAACGAGGTCATCAGGATGGGCCGGAAGCGCAGAGAGGCCGCGGCCTTGGCCGCATCCAGGATGGACATGCCCGAGTCGTGCTTGTCCTTGGCGTACTCCACGATCATGATCGCGTTCTTGGCGGCCAGGCCGATGAGCATGACCAGCCCCACCTGGGCGTAGACGTTGTTGTCCAGCCCGCGCATCCACTGGGCCGACATGGCCCCGAAGATGCCGAGCGGCACGCAGAGGATGACCGCGAACGGCGTGGTCCAGCTCTCGTACTGGGCGGCCAGGACCAGGAAGACCATGACGATGGCCAGGCCGAAGATAAGCCCGGTCTGGCCCCCGGCGGCCTTCTCCTGGTAGGCGATGGCCGTCCAGTCGTAGCCGTACCCGTCGGGCAGGTTCTTTTGGGCCACGTCCTCCATGGCGGCCATGGTCTGGCCCGAGCTATACCCGGCCGGGGTGGCCGCGTTGATCTCCACCGTGCGGAAAACGTTGTAGCGCTGGATGTACTCCGGGCCGGTGATGCGCTTGGCGTGGCTCAGGGTGGACAGCGGGACCATCTGGCCCGTGTTGGAGCGCATGTAGAACCGGTTCAGGTCCTCAAGCCGGGTGCGGAACTGGGACTCGGCCTGGGCCATGACCCGGTAGGTGCGCCCGTACTTGTTGAAGTCGTTGATGTAGTAGCCGCCGAGGTAGGTCTGCAACGTCTTGAACACGTCGGAGATGGGCACGCCGAGCTTCTTGACCTTGTCGCGGTCGATCTCCACGAAGTACTGCGGCACGCTGTCGCTGAAGGTGGTGAACAGGTTGGCTATCTCCGGACGCTTGGACGCCTCGGCCATGTACTGCCTGGTCACGGCGGCCAGATCGGACACGGTGTTGCCCGAACGGTCCTGCAACTCGAACTGGAGCCCGCCCGTGGAGGACAACCCCGGAATGGGCGGCGGCGCAAAGCCCATGACCACCGCCTCCTGGATTCCCCAGAACGCCTTCTGCGCCTTGCCCATGATGGACTTGAGGGACAGGTCGGGGGTGGTCCGATCGGCCCAGTCGTCGAGGACCACGAAGACCGCCGAGGTGTACGAGGAGTACGCCCCGGTCAGGAGGTTGAAGCCGCCGAGCACCACGTAGTTGTGTATGCCCGGCGCGTCCTTGAGGTAGGCCTCGATCTTGCGCATGACCCCGTCGGACCGCTCCAGGGACGCGCCCTCGGGCAGCGAGGCGTTGATGATGAAATACCCCTGGTCCTCGTCCGGCACGAAGCTGGACGGCAGGATGGCGAACAGCCCGCCGCAGGCCCCCACAAGCACGGCCACCACGAGCACGCCCATGAAGGCGCGCCGGACCATGGCCGCCACGGCGGCGTTGTAACGCTTCGTGACCCAGTCGAAGGTGGCGTTGAACTTGTCGAAAAACCAGCCGAGCGGCCCGCGGATGGGCTTGTACGGCCGCAGGATCAGGGCCGACAGGGCGGGCGACAGGGTCAGGGCGTTGACCGACGAGATGGCCACGGACACGGACAGGGTCAGGGCGAACTGCTTGTACAGCTGGCCGGTGATGCCGCCCATGAAGGCCACGGGGATGAACACCGCGATGAGCACCAGCGTGCTGGCGATGACCGGGCCGGTGACCTCGCTCATGGCCTTCTTGGTGGCCTCCTTGGGGGTCATGCCCTCCTCGTCGATGTTTCGCTGGGTCGCTTCCACCACCACGATGGCGTCGTCGACCACGATGCCGATGGCCAGGACCAGGCCGAACAGGGTCAGTGTGTTGATGGAGAACCCGAGCATGGGGAACAGGGCGAAGGTGCCGATCAGGGAGACGGGCACGCAGACCATGGGAATGATGGTCGTGCGCCAGTTCTGCAGGAAGATGAAGACCACCAGGAAGACCAGGATCAGGGCCTCGTACAGGGTGGACATGACCTCTTCGATGGACGAGTTGACGAACCGGGTGGTGTCGTAGGGGATGGAATAGTGGACCCCCTCCGGGAAGTACCGGGACAGGTCCTCCATGGTCGCCCGCACCTGGCTGGCCACGTCCAGGGCGTTGGACCCGGGCAGCTGGTAGATGAGCATGGAGGCGTTGGCCTTGCCGTTCAGGCGGGCGAAGGTGAAATAGTTCTTGGCCCCCAGCTCCACCCTGGCCACGTCCCGGATGCGCACGGTGGACCCGTCCGCCTCGGCCTTGAGGATGATGTTGCCGAACTCCTCGGGATCGGCCAGCCGCCCCTTGACGCGCAGGGTCATCTGGAACTGCTGGTCCTTGGGCGTGGGCGGCATGCCGATCTGACCCGCCGGGGCCTGGGTGTTCTGCTCCTCCACCGCGTTGATCACGTCGCTGACCGTCAGGTTGTAGGCGGCCAGCTTGTCCGGGTCGAGCCACAGGCGCATGCCGTAGTCCAGGTCGCCGAACATGTTCACGTCGCCAACGCCCTCGATGCGCCGGAGCGCGTCGTAGAGGTTGATCTTGCCGTAGTTGTTCAGGAACAGGGTGTCGTACTCCGGCTTGTCCGAGGTCAGGGAGACGATGAGCACGAATTCCGGCGACTGCTTGAGCACGGAGATGCCGGTGTTGCGCACCTCCTGGGGCAGCTGGGGTGTGGCCAGGTTGACGCGGTTCTGCACGTCCACGGTGGCCAGCTCCAGGTCGCGGCCCAACTGGAAGGTCACGGTCAGGGACAGGGAGCCGTCGTTGGCCGAGATGGACTTCATGTACATCATGTCCTGGGCGCCGTTGACCTGCTCCTCGATGGGCGCGGCCACGGACTGCTCCACGGTGGCGGCGTCGGCGCCCGTGTAGGTGGCGCGCACGGACACCGACGGCGGCGAAATCTGCGGATACTGGGCGATGGGCAGGGCGAACAGGGAGAGTACGCCCACCAGCAGGATGATGATGGCCACCACCGAGGCGAAAATGGGCCGGTCAATGAAGAAACGGACGAACATGGGCTACTCCGCCGCGGTCTTGGCCCCGTCCTGTCCGCCGGCGGCGGGCACGGGCGCGGGCACGCTCTCTTCACTGTCCTGGGCCGAGGACGCGCCCGCTTCACAGCCCTGGGCCGCTGGCTGCTGGGCGTCGGGATCCATGGGGACCACCACCGGCTTGATCTTCATGCCCGGCTTGACCCGGTTGATGCCCTCGGACAGGAGCATGTCCCCGGCCTGGACGCCCTCGGCGACCACGGCCAGGTTCATGGACTCGGTGCCGAGCTTGACGGGCTGGTTCCTGATGGTCCCGTCCGGGTCCACCAGGTACACGGACTTCATGCCCTGCACGTCCATGATGGCGCGCACCGGGATGACCACCGCGTTCTTGTTGTTGGCGACGCACACCCGGACCTTGGCGTACTGGCCGGGCTTGAGCAGGTCGCCGGGATTGGGGAAGAGCACGCGGATGCCCAGGGTGCCGGTCTGCGGGTCGATGGTCGGGTTGACCATGTCGTAACTGCCGGGCTCCTCATACTCGCTGCCGTCGGCCAGAATCAGGTGGATGGGCCGCTCGCCGGATTCGCGCGCCTTCGTGTCGCGCATGGCCCGGATGTAGTCCGTCTCGCTGACGTTGAAGCTGACGTAGACCGGGTCTATGGTGGAAATGGTCGCCAGCAGGGTGTTCTCGCCCTGGCCCACCAGGTTGCCCACGTCCACCTGCACGCGGCCGATGATGCCGTCGATGGGCGAATAGATCTTGGTGTAGCCGAGTTGGATGCGGGCGTTCTCGACCTTGGCCTTGTTGTCGGCCAGCTGGGCCTTGTAGGTGGCCGCCTGGGTCTCGTAGCTCTCGTACTCGTCGCGGCTGACGACGCCCTCGTCAAAAAGCTTCTTGAACCGCTGCAAGTCCTTGGCGGCCTTGGCGTAGAGGGCCTGATTGTATTCCAGGCCGGACTGGGCCTGCTTCAGGTCCTCCTCGAACGGCTTGGGATCGATGACGAAAAGCAGGTCGCCCTGCTTCACGCTCCGGCCCTCCTCGAAATTCTTCCTGATCAGGAAACCCGCCACCCTGGCCCGGACCTCCACGGTCTCATGGGCGCTGATCTGGCCGACCCACTCGCCCCAGATGGGCACGTCGCGGGTCAGGGCCTTGACAACCTTCATGGGCACCGGTTCCTGCTCGACCGCCTGATCCTTCTTCTTGTCGCCGGAGCACCCGGCCAGGACCAGTGAAAAGAGCAGAACGACACAACTGACCGTCACGGAACGCAATACTGAGCTCACCATCTCGAAAACCTTGCGTTATGGTATTGTGAAAAAATTCCTCTCATCATCATGGGCAATTGTGCCCACCTTAGCCTCTTCGCGCAAGTATGTATACCGGTTATTTTCACAGAATGCGTATAGTTGCGTCATGACGGCGCGGTTCGACCGATGCTCCCGTATTGACTCCGGCCCGGCCAAACCGTACTTATCGGTCAGCGACAACCGCATTTCATCAGCACGGAGAGGAAAATGGGCGAAAACACCTGCAAAGAAAACCCCATGAAGGGCATCCCACTGGGCATCAACTTCACCACCTTCATCTACTCCCTGTCGTCCTCGGCGCTGGTCGCCCTGGGCGAGGCCGCCGATCCGGGCTCGGGCAAGGTCGAGTTCAACAAGGAGCTGGCCAAAAACACCATCGACGTGCTCGGCATGCTCAAGGAAAAATTCGACAACGGCCTGGACGCGGACGAGAAGAAGCTCCTGTGCGAGATTGTGTACAATCTGCGGATGGCCTACGTTAACAAGACTAAATAGCGGGAAAACCAATGTCTCAGATCATCAAGGCCGGGCTGGTGGGCGTCACCGGCTACACCGGCATGGAACTGGCCCGGCTCATGGTCCACCACTCCTCCATGGAGCTGGTCCGGGCAACCTCCCGGTCCGAGGCGGGCAAAAAGCTCGCCGACATCTACCCCTTTCTCAACCGGCTGCCCCTGGGCGACCTGGTCATCACCCAGCCCGACGCCGCCGACCTGGCCGAAGAATGCGACGTGGTCTTCCTGGCCGTGCCGCACAAGACCGCCATGGAGATCGCGGCCGAGCTGATCGAGGCGGGCGTCAAGGTGGTGGACCTGTCCGCCGACTTCCGCATCAACGACAAGGCGGTCTACGAGGCCTGGTACAAGGTGGAGCACACCCGCGCCGACCTGCTCAAGGAGGCGGTCTACGGCCTGCCCGAGCTGTACCTGGACCGGATCATGGGCGCGCGGCTCATCGCCAACCCCGGCTGCTACCCCACCTCCGCCATCCTCGGCCTGGCCCCGGCGCTCAAGGCCGGACTGGTCGAGACCTCGGACATCGTCATAGACGCCAAGTCCGGAGCCTCGGGCGCGGGACGCGGGGCCAAGGTGGGCAACCTGTTCTGCGAGGTGGCCGACTCCTTCCGGGCCTACGGCCTGCCCACCCACCGGCACACCCCGGAGATCGAGCAGGAACTCTCCAAGCTCGGCGGGACCGACATCACGGTCTCGTTCAGCACCCACCTGCTGCCCATCGACCGGGGTATCCTGTCGACCATCTACACCAAGCTCAGGGCCGAGACCTCCCTGGACGCGGTGCACGCCGCCTACACCGAATTCTACGCCGACAAGCCGCTGGTCCGCGTCCTGCCCAAGGGGCAGCTGCCCGAGACCCGCTTCGTGCGCGGCACGGTCTTCTGCGACATCGGCCTGGTGGTCGATCCGCGCACGGGCCGGCTGATCATCCTGTCCGCCATCGACAACCTCTGCCGGGGCGCGTCCGGCCAGGCGCTGATGAACGCAAACCTCATCTGCGGCCTGGACATCGACGAGGGGTTGCCCATGGCCCCGATGATGCCCTAGCAGGCTGTTGAAAAACGCACGATTGCTGCGTTGCTTTAAAAACGGCAAACCCTCGCGTACAAAAGAGTACGCTTCGGTCTTGCCGTTTTTTCGCGCCTTGCACTCGCACGCTATTGCACAGCCTGCGGGAGGAGACAAAAGTAAATGGCAACAGCACCGTCGGAAATCAAAGGCCGTCGTTCAGACGGCCTTTTCTTTTTTCCGGCAGTGGTTATATTGGTGGGAGATATTTTCACCCCGACCGACAATCCGGAGGATATACATATGGATTTCAACGACATCCTTGAACGGCGCAGAGCCATCAACTTCTTCGATCCCTCCCAGGACGTGCCCGACGACCTGCTGCGCACCGTGCTGGCCGAGGCGGGCAAGGCCCCGTCGAGCTTCAATCTCCAGCCGTGGAAGGTCAAGGTCGTCCGCGACCCGGAACGCAAGGCCGCCCTGCGCGCCCTGGCATTCGACCAGGCCAAGGTGACCGAGGCCCCGGTGGTGCTCATCGTCCTGGCCGATCAAGACGGCTGGAAGGAAGGCAACCCCACCTTCGAAGGCCACTTCAAGCACAACATGAAGCCGGAGCAGCGCGATTACCTGGTCAACTCCGCCAAGGCCCTGTACGGAGGCTCCCCGGACGCCTCCCTGGCCTTCGCCACCAAGAACGCCGGGCTGTTCGCCATGTCCTTCATGTACGCGGCCTGCGCCCATGGCCTGGACACCCACCCCATGGACGGCTTCGACCGCGATGCGGTGCGCAAGGAGTTCAATATCCCGGACAACTACTGGCTGGCCATGCTCATCGCCGTGGGCCACCGCACCCCTGATTTAGTCGTCCACCCCAAGGCCTGGCGCCAATCCGTGGATGAGATGATTTTGAAGTAGGCGTTTGGACGGGGAGCGGCTTCCGATAGCGGGCCATCTGCACATTTTTTCCGGCCGCGCCAATCCTCACGTAGACGGCTACGCTGCGGTTGTCGCGGCCGGAAGAAAATGCACAGCTGACCCACTCTCGAAAGCCTTGTGCCAGCGCGGAGAGCCGCTGTCGGGTGCTGCGCACCCGAATCGCTCCAGAAAAATTGAAGAAGGAAAGGCCTTCGACTCAACACCGAGTCGAAGGCCTTTTTTATGTGCTTGCGCCCCGCGAAGCGGATAGGAAAAGTTTAGGAAGGGAGAGGGGATGGGGGTCCGGGGGAAGGGGAGAGGGAAAGCCCTTTTCCAAAGGGTTTCCCTCTCCCCTTCCCCCGGCCGCCGGAGGCATTCCTATCCCAACTTGAGGCCGTTGGGGCAGGGTTTGTCGGGGACGGCGAGGACGACGCCGTCAGGGCGGTAGAAACCGGTGACGAGGCATTCGGAGCGCATGGGGCCGATCTGTTTGGGCGGGAAGTTGACCACGCCGACGACCTGTTTGCCCAGAAGTTCTTCGGGGTTGTAGAGGGCGGTGATCTGGGCGCTGGACTTGCGGGTGCCGATGTCCTCGCCGAAATCGACCAGGAGTTTGTAGGCCGGGACGCGGGCCTCGGGAAAGGGCTCGACCTTGACGATGGTGCCCACGCGCAGTTCCACTTTTTCGAAATCGTTCCAGGATATGGTTTCCATCGGGGGTCCTCCGGTTGCGGTGTGTTCGGGTGGGGGTACCATGTTTGCACGGCACAAGAAAGGGGGCCCGAAGGCCCCCTTTCCGGCTATGGGAATGGAGTGTGTGGGAACTATTTACGGACCGCGTAGGCCGAAGCCCGGCGGATCAGAGCGACCAGGGCGAGCACGCCCAGGACCATTACCAGGGTGAGATGGGTCCACTCGATGGTCAAGATGGCGGCCGGGTCCAGGGTCACGCCGGGCAGGTTGCGGTAGACGCGCAGCAGGCCGGAGACGAGCAGGCCGCCCACGACCACGGCGCGGGCCAGCCCCAGGCCGGTCAGGGCCAAATGGTGCTTCCAGGACTTGAGCCAGTTGACCAGGACCAGGGCCGCCAGGAACAGGAGCGCGGCCCCGAGCACGTAGTGAATCTTGTGCACCAGGTAGAAATCGCCGGTCCAGGCCATGCCCGGAATGGTGGTCAGGGCGTAGCGCTTGGCCAGGGGCATCTGGAGGAGCCCGGTGAAGGCCAGGGCGGCCACCAGGAGGATAAACAGCCGGGATATCCAGGCCGGATAGGGTCTAGCCTTCATGGTCGTCCTCCCCGTTGTTCAGCAGCCTGGAGCCCAGGCCGAGCACACCCGCGGCGATGCCCGCCACCGGCGCGATGAACGCGGCCGTGGCCAGGTTGGTCTCGTCGGCCATGACGTCCTTGACCGGGCCCATGTGCGGCTTGCCGGGGCCCAGCGGGCTGCGCTTGCCGGCCTGCTTGCCCTTGCCGGCGTTCTTGCCCCCGTTCTTGCCGGAGTTCTGGCCCGCGCCGGGGCCGGAGTCCTTGTCGATGACCTGGTTGATGAGCTCGAAGGGCACCGGGGAGACATACAGGGTGTTGGTCCCGCCGTTCTCCTCCAGACCGTAGATGAAGCCGCTCATTTCCTTGGCCAGGGCCTTGGCCCGGGCCACGATCTCGGCGCGCGGGCCGATGGTCTGGACGTTCTCCGGGCAGACCGCGATGCAGGCGGGCATCTCGCCCTTGTCCAGGAGCTGGTAACAGCGGTCGCACTTGTACATGACGCCGTTGCCCGCCAGGCGCGGCATGAGGTGGCGATAGAGACCCACGCCGGACTGGCGCTGGGGGATGTGCCACGGGCAGACGGTCCGGCACTTGGCCCCGCCCATGCACAGGTCCGGGCTGATGCGGGTCAGGCCGTTGACCTGCTTGTTGGCCGCGCCGAAAGGACACATGTTGGCGCAGGGCGGGTTCTGACAGTGCATGCACCGCCGGGGTATGTTGATGTCGTAGGACCGTCCCTCGTACTCCACCTGGGCGTTCTGCAGGAACAGCCAGTTGTAGGGGGTCAGCCGGTCGTCCACGTCGCGCAGGTCGGACCAGTCCTCGGGCTTGGCCCGGCGGGACGGGAGCATGGCCGGAAACGGCTTGACCGGCTCCGGGAACTTGTCGGCGTTGGACTCGCGGCAGGCCTCGACGCAGGCGCCGCAGCCGATACACTTGGACAGGTCGAGCAAGGTGGCCAGCTCCCCGTCCGAGGGGGCGGGCACGCGCTCCTGCGCGGCCAGGACGGGCGCGGCCGGAACCAGCGCCCCGGCGGGACCGACGCCCAAGGCCTTGAGGAACCCGCGTCGGCTGACGGTCCCCGTCCGATGTTTCTTCTCTGCCATGTCGCTTTGCAACCTCTTGTTGATGCTGTTTGCGGACCGGACATCCTTCCGGCCTTCGTGCAAATACCCTATAGGGGTATAATCCGGAAAGTCAACCCCGAGGGACCGGTTTGGCGGAAATCCCGTGAAAACGATCCGTTGCGGACGCCGCAAACCAGTCAATTTTTCAATTCAACACGCAGTAATTATTGCACTTGTCTCCATACTCCCCAACAGAGCGTTTGACACCGCAATCCTTTTTATTATAGGTATTCCATTCGGATTGTAAGTCCATTCTTGATCGGAAGCTTCCATCGCATGGTACGGCCTGACCTCCGAGGGCCGACCGGAACCAGGCCAGACGACCGAATTTCCTTCGAAACCCGACAACGGCCGGGAGGCTTGACGTATGACTTCCAGAGGTAACGAGATGCTCAAAGACGACAAATGCGCCGGCGCCAAGACCGCCAAACTCATTATCGACGACAAAACCTATGAACTGCCGGTGATCATCGGCACCGAAAACGAGCACGCCATCGACGTCACCCGGCTGCGGAGCGAGACCGGGTACATCACCTTCGACCCCGGCTATGCCAACACCGGGTCGTGCAAGAGCGACGTGACCTTCGTGGACGGGGAAAAGGGCATCCTGCGCTACCGCGGCTACCCCATTGAGGACCTGGCGGCGCACGGCACCTTCATCGAGACCGCCTACCTGCTCATCTTCGGCGAGCTGCCCACCAGGGCCCAGCGCCAGCAATTCCGCGACCTGCTGAGCGAGCAGGAGCTGCTCCACGAAGGGCTCCGGCATCATTTCGAGGGGTTCCCGTCCACGGGCCACCCCATGGCCATCCTGTCCGCCGTGATCAACGCGCTGGGCTGCTACCATCCGGACCTGCTGGAGATCACCTCCAAGGAGGACTTCCTGCGGGCCGCGGCCAAGATCATCTCCAAGGTGCGGACCATCGCGGCCTGGTCCTACCGAAAGGCCCAGGGGCTGCCGTTCATGTACCCGGACCCGAAGCTCTCCTACTGCCGGAACTTCCTGCACATGATGCACTCCATCCCGCACCGCCAGTTCGAGCCGACCGACGCCCAGGTGCGCGCCCTGACCCTGTTCTTCCTGCTCCACGCCGACCACGAGCAGAACTGCTCCTGCTCCACCGTGCGCATGGTGCAGTCCACCGAGGCCAACCTGTTCGCCTCGGTCTCGGCGGGCATCTGCGCCCTGTGGGGGCGGCTGCACGGCGGGGCCAACGCGGGGGTCATCGAGATGCTCGAGCACATCCACGCGGGCGGCACGTCCATCCCCGAGTACCTCGAAAAGGTCAAGAGGAAGGAATGCAAGCTCATGGGCTTCGGCCACCGCATCTACAAGTCCTTCGACCCCAGGGCCAAGATCCTGCGCCAGGCGGCCCACGACATGCTCGAATCCACGGGCAACGACGACCCGCTGCTGGACATCGCCCTGGAGATGGCCGACGCGGCCATGAGCGACGACTACTTCATCGAGCGCAAGCTCTACCCCAACGTGGACTTCTACTCGGGCATCATCCTGCGCGCCCTGCACATCCCCGTGAACATGTTCACCGTGATGTTCGCCATCGGCCGCATGCCCGGCTGGATCGCCCACTGGTACGAGGCCTACGCGGACGGCACCACCAAGATCCACCGCCCGCGCCAGATATACACCGGCCGCCAGACCAGGGCCTACATCCCCCTGGATTCCCGGCTCTAGCGAAACCGACCGGAGGCCCCGGCAAGGGGCCTCCGTCCATTCCCCACCGGGAACCGCCCTGCCCATGCACACCCTAGGACCCATAGAAAAAATCGCCTGCGTGGCCTCGGACACGCCCAAGGCCCAGGCCGGTCTCGAACAGCTGGCCGGGCTGTACGACCTGGTCCCGGCGGACGAGGCCGACGCCCTGGTGGCGCTCGGCGGCGACGGGTTCATGCTCCAGACCGTGCACGACCACATGGACTCGGGCATCCCCATCTACGGGATGAACCGGGGGACCATCGGCTTCCTGCTCAACCGTTTCCGGCCCGACGGGCTCCTGGAGCGGCTCAACCGGGCCCACCGCCTGGTCCTCAACCCCCTGGTCATGACCGCCGAGACCGTCTCGGGGCAGGTCTGCTCGGCCCTGGCCTTCAACGAGGTGGCCCTGCACCGCTACTCCCAGCAGTCGGCCAACATCCGGCTGTGCATCAACGGCCGCGAGCGGCTCGACCGGCTGGTCTGCGACGGCATCATGGTCGCCACCCCGGCGGGCAGCACGGCCTACAATTTGTCGGCCCACGGCCCGATCATCCCGCTGGGGTCCAACGTCCTGGCCCTGACCCCGGTCAGCCCGTTCCGGCCCCGGCGCTGGAACGGCGCGCTCCTGCCCCACTCCGCCGTGGTGGAGTTCACCATCCTCGACCCGGATCACCGGCCCGTGGGCGCGGCCGCCGACTCCTTCGAGGTCCGCGACGTGGCCAAAGTGCGCGTGGTCGAGGACCATTCCCGGCCCGCCCTGGTCCTGTTCGACCCGGACCACTCCCTGGAGGAGCGTATCTTCAACGAGCAGTTCGTCCACTGACCGGGGCACCCCC
Proteins encoded:
- a CDS encoding nitroreductase family protein, coding for MDFNDILERRRAINFFDPSQDVPDDLLRTVLAEAGKAPSSFNLQPWKVKVVRDPERKAALRALAFDQAKVTEAPVVLIVLADQDGWKEGNPTFEGHFKHNMKPEQRDYLVNSAKALYGGSPDASLAFATKNAGLFAMSFMYAACAHGLDTHPMDGFDRDAVRKEFNIPDNYWLAMLIAVGHRTPDLVVHPKAWRQSVDEMILK
- a CDS encoding tRNA-binding protein is translated as METISWNDFEKVELRVGTIVKVEPFPEARVPAYKLLVDFGEDIGTRKSSAQITALYNPEELLGKQVVGVVNFPPKQIGPMRSECLVTGFYRPDGVVLAVPDKPCPNGLKLG
- a CDS encoding 4Fe-4S dicluster domain-containing protein, translating into MAEKKHRTGTVSRRGFLKALGVGPAGALVPAAPVLAAQERVPAPSDGELATLLDLSKCIGCGACVEACRESNADKFPEPVKPFPAMLPSRRAKPEDWSDLRDVDDRLTPYNWLFLQNAQVEYEGRSYDINIPRRCMHCQNPPCANMCPFGAANKQVNGLTRISPDLCMGGAKCRTVCPWHIPQRQSGVGLYRHLMPRLAGNGVMYKCDRCYQLLDKGEMPACIAVCPENVQTIGPRAEIVARAKALAKEMSGFIYGLEENGGTNTLYVSPVPFELINQVIDKDSGPGAGQNSGKNGGKNAGKGKQAGKRSPLGPGKPHMGPVKDVMADETNLATAAFIAPVAGIAAGVLGLGSRLLNNGEDDHEG
- a CDS encoding citrate synthase; translated protein: MTSRGNEMLKDDKCAGAKTAKLIIDDKTYELPVIIGTENEHAIDVTRLRSETGYITFDPGYANTGSCKSDVTFVDGEKGILRYRGYPIEDLAAHGTFIETAYLLIFGELPTRAQRQQFRDLLSEQELLHEGLRHHFEGFPSTGHPMAILSAVINALGCYHPDLLEITSKEDFLRAAAKIISKVRTIAAWSYRKAQGLPFMYPDPKLSYCRNFLHMMHSIPHRQFEPTDAQVRALTLFFLLHADHEQNCSCSTVRMVQSTEANLFASVSAGICALWGRLHGGANAGVIEMLEHIHAGGTSIPEYLEKVKRKECKLMGFGHRIYKSFDPRAKILRQAAHDMLESTGNDDPLLDIALEMADAAMSDDYFIERKLYPNVDFYSGIILRALHIPVNMFTVMFAIGRMPGWIAHWYEAYADGTTKIHRPRQIYTGRQTRAYIPLDSRL
- a CDS encoding NAD kinase — translated: MHTLGPIEKIACVASDTPKAQAGLEQLAGLYDLVPADEADALVALGGDGFMLQTVHDHMDSGIPIYGMNRGTIGFLLNRFRPDGLLERLNRAHRLVLNPLVMTAETVSGQVCSALAFNEVALHRYSQQSANIRLCINGRERLDRLVCDGIMVATPAGSTAYNLSAHGPIIPLGSNVLALTPVSPFRPRRWNGALLPHSAVVEFTILDPDHRPVGAAADSFEVRDVAKVRVVEDHSRPALVLFDPDHSLEERIFNEQFVH